One window of Bactrocera tryoni isolate S06 chromosome 2, CSIRO_BtryS06_freeze2, whole genome shotgun sequence genomic DNA carries:
- the LOC120769715 gene encoding tigger transposable element-derived protein 1-like: MLHNSPALKMRKAISLDTKIKILDQLATGQGATVVGNNFGIHEATVRTIKKNETAIRVSVCSGTKLSAKSSSYVRDVVKEKMEKALVIWIEDKSQKRIPVDGLAIKQTALRIYKRIQEIDPDTSSQSKQHAFSASTGWMTGFLKRHALHNIKIKGETASADELAAKEFPEKLKKIIEDGEYTPDQVWNLDESGLFWKRMPRRTYVAKSQKTAGGFKVAKDRITLLFCSNASGERILKPLLVHRALRPRSMKSVDFNKLPVHWMANKKAWVTSAIFTEWFQKHFIPEVRRYMKEKCLEFKVLLILDNAPGHPVLEHPNVQFCFLPPNTTSLIQPLDQGIIATFKTYYIRSSFHYVVEKLDNYEESSVIDEWKKFSIMDCINQVKIALDLLKPSTLNSCWKNIWPECVKCKDPVIDNNAELADIITMANAIGGDGFDDLSLADVEELLVDESLSENEIIEFTLETRYDKEHSDSDERDRPILKASLIKEGLDLATKLGSHFEQHDHDEERAAKFQRELKSLMASYREVYNGLTRNKTQSKITDFVQKSTDVPTQSARNDNDQQNHSSDGSDIVVFRKRLRLLSDSDNK; this comes from the coding sequence ATGTTACATAATTCTCCTGCATTAAAAATGAGGAAAGCGATCAGCTTAGataccaaaatcaaaattttagatcaaCTTGCAACGGGACAAGGCGCAACGGTTGTGGGAAATAATTTCGGAATCCATGAAGCTACTGtaagaacaattaaaaaaaatgaaacggCAATTAGAGTATCAGTATGTTCTGGAACAAAATTAAGTGCAAAGTCATCATCGTATGTAAGGGATGTTGTTAAAGAGAAAATGGAAAAAGCTTTGGTAATCTGGATAGAAGACAAATCCCAAAAGAGAATACCAGTAGACGGACTTGCTATCAAGCAGACAGCATTAAGAATCTATAAACGTATCCAGGAAATTGATCCAGATACATCATCTCAGTCAAAACAACATGCATTTTCCGCAAGTACTGGTTGGATGACTGGTTTTTTAAAAAGACACGCTCTccacaatataaaaattaagggAGAAACTGCATCCGCTGATGAATTGGCTGCTAAAGAATTTcccgaaaaactaaaaaaaattattgaagatgGAGAATATACTCCAGACCAAGTTTGGAATTTAGATGAAAGCGGCCTTTTTTGGAAGAGAATGCCTAGAAGAACTTATGTAGCAAAATCGCAGAAAACAGCCGGTGGTTTTAAAGTAGCAAAGGACCGTATTACGTTGTTGTTTTGTTCCAATGCTTCAGGAGAACGTATTCTTAAGCCACTCCTAGTACATCGTGCCTTAAGACCACGTTCCATGAAAAGTGTAGATTTCAATAAATTGCCTGTACACTGGATGGCGAACAAAAAGGCTTGGGTAACCAGTGCAATTTTCACAGAGTGGTTTCAGAAGCACTTCATCCCAGAAGTTAGGCGCTACATGAAAGAAAAATGTCTCGAATTTAAAGTTCTTTTGATTCTAGACAATGCACCAGGCCATCCAGTTTTGGAGCACCCAAAcgtacaattttgttttttgccgCCTAATACCACTTCCCTTATACAGCCACTAGACCAGGGGATAATTGCTACGTTTAAAACGTATTACATAAGAAGTTCATTTCATTATGTTGTAGAAAAACTTGATAATTATGAGGAATCATCAGTCATAGatgaatggaaaaaattttctataatggACTGCATTAATCAAGTCAAGATCGCGTTAGATTTATTAAAGCCATCAACTTTGAACTCgtgttggaaaaatatttggccAGAAtgcgtaaaatgcaaagatcCTGTTATCGATAATAACGCTGAACTTGCTGATATAATAACAATGGCCAATGCAATCGGTGGGGATGGATTCGATGACCTATCGTTAGCAGATGTAGAAGAATTGTTGGTAGATGAAAGCTTGagcgaaaatgaaattatcgaATTCACCCTTGAGACTCGTTATGATAAAGAACATAGTGACAGTGACGAAAGAGATCGTCCAATTTTGAAAGCATCTCTAATTAAAGAAGGTCTTGATCTCGCTACAAAATTAGGTAGTCATTTTGAACAACATGATCATGACGAGGAACGAGCTGCCAAATTTCAACGTGAACTGAAATCATTAATGGCATCTTACAGGGAAGTTTATAATGGGTTAACGCGAAATAAAACTCAATCTAAGATAACTGATTTCGTTCAAAAATCTACTGATGTCCCAACACAGTCGGCTAGAAATGATAATGATCAACAAAATCATTCCAGTGATGGCAGTGATATTGTAGTCTTTCGCAAACGTTTACGTTTATTATCAGACAgtgacaataaataa